The following are from one region of the Lytechinus pictus isolate F3 Inbred chromosome 4, Lp3.0, whole genome shotgun sequence genome:
- the LOC135153992 gene encoding uncharacterized protein LOC135153992 — protein sequence MKRNCSSDMANVLLPRSGDLEPNPGPITKPGDLSERELHLLADFIDPSDFRKVGLALGFTEAKLSWFERDNTGILMGATYKMLCEWLKSVGHQEAREELSNKLHNINLVQLAEIVQKGKVDDHVPSMTEEEFQQVIKAVKEYSALHHCQIQADPLNSGVLFKFDEIFTNLMLMEENKRTTSKASLLYADLLKTKVNGVLPKRLLVEGEGGVGKTTLCAKIAWDWIHGAGYQKFKLVLLILLRDVSDKTIGEIIKSYLPDDIEITAMQLNKHIFSHQKDVFLVLDGLDELAGDLNNPHQIALIILNRLFKSGRVLITSRGWKSDEIRKISELRKLYAFIAVEGFSANNLSAYITKFFHPDTTPAEDLNRFISNNDVIRENMAPFPIYTVMLCIMWKDFDGERRSAMSKLQTFSQLFDEMIHFLVDHYLSKLDTSAIDVGGKMDRKRKDILRHLSDIGCIALQGLHDRKLVFTEQEFHSLPGSVDTGCQVGVLTKQTQSPSPRERRHHSHSAVSSVQFPHKLFQEYLAGMYLSSLHNSGRSEYDRLMMDIIGRASEFRELLYFTSAQQKEVGLDIITRLIASILSMEYGDVDDDFIVDVAYESQDQTVAKAVADHLLTSSSKTLVIGEEMPAHTEAGHIFIMNHRKVVSKFSKAIHTRTATSKS from the exons ATGAAAAGGAACTGCTCTTCCGATATGGCTAACGTGCTCCTACCGAGGTCGGGCGACTTGGAGCCAAACCCGGGTCCAATTACCAA GCCTGGGGATCTAAGTGAGCGTGAATTACATCTCCTTGCTGACTTTATTGATCCATCAGACTTCAGGAAGGTCGGACTAGCTCTAGGATTCACTGAGGCTAAACTAAGTTGGTTTGAGAGAGATAATACTGGTATCCTAATGGGAGCTACCTATAAGATGCTCTGCGAATGGCTAAAGTCAGTGGGACATCAAGAAGCGAGGGAGGAACTATCGAACAAGTTACACAACATTAATCTGGTACAGCTGGCTGAGATTGTACAAAAAG GTAAGGTTGATGATCATGTACCATCAATGACAGAAGAGGAATTCCAGCAGGTCATCAAAGCGGTCAAAGAATATTCTGCACTTCACCACTGTCAGATTCAAGCAGATCCACTGAACAGCGGCgttttatttaaatttgatGAGATCTTCACCAACTTAATGTTgatggaagaaaataagaggacAACAAGTAAGGCATCGCTACTCTACGCTGACCTGCTCAAGACTAAAGTCAACGGAGTCCTTCCTAAACGTTTGCTGGTTGAAGGTGAAGGAGGTGTGGGGAAGACAACTCTTTGTGCAAAGATTGCTTGGGACTGGATTCATGGAGCAGGTTACCAAAAGTTCAAACTGGTACTTCTCATCCTTCTTCGTGACGTAAGTGATAAGACTATTGGAGAGATAATAAAGTCTTACCTCCCAGACGACATTGAGATTACAGCCATGCAGCTAAACAAGCATATCTTCTCCCACCAGAAAGACGTCTTTCTTGTTCTGGACGGCCTAGACGAGTTAGCTGGTGATCTAAACAACCCTCACCAGATCGCCTTGATCATCTTAAATCGGCTGTTCAAGTCAGGGAGAGTGCTAATTACATCAAGAGGATGGAAATCAGATGAGATACGGAAGATTAGTGAGCTTAGAAAGCTCTATGCTTTCATTGCGGTCGAAGGTTTTTCTGCTAATAATCTGTCTGCCTACATCACTAAGTTCTTCCATCCAGACACAACTCCGGCTGAAGATTTGAATCGATTCATATCAAACAACGATGTGATCAGAGAGAACATGGCCCCATTCCCAATATACACAGTAATGCTGTGCATCATGTGGAAAGACTTCGACGGCGAACGGCGAAGTGCAATGTCCAAGTTGCAAACGTTTTCCCAACTGTTTGATGAGATGATCCACTTTTTAGTAGACCATTATCTTTCCAAGCTCGATACGTCTGCAATTGATGTTGGTGGGAAAATGGATAGGAAACGGAAGGACATTCTACGTCATCTATCCGATATCGGTTGTATTGCCTTGCAGGGGCTTCATGACAGAAAGCTAGTGTTCACTGAACAGGAGTTCCATAGCTTACCGGGTTCTGTGGATACAGGTTGCCAAGTTGGGGTACTCACTAAGCAAACGCAAAGTCCTTCTCCGAGAGAGAGAAGACACCATTCTCATTCTGCAGTCTCATCTGTCCAGTTCCCTCATAAGCTGTTTCAGGAGTATCTAGCAGGAATGTATCTGTCATCTCTTCACAATTCAGGCAGAAGCGAGTACGACAGGTTGATGATGGATATAATCGGAAGAGCAAGTGAATTCCGTGAGCTTCTGTACTTCACCTCAGCCCAACAGAAGGAGGTCGGATTGGATATCATAACTCGTCTCATAGCGTCAATACTATCAATGGAATATggagatgttgatgatgacttCATTGTTGATGTAGCATATGAGAGTCAAGACCAAACAGTGGCTAAAGCTGTGGCAGATCATCTATTGACTTCATCCAGCAAGACACTTGTGATCGGGGAAGAGATGCCGGCGCACACAGAAGCGGGACATATCTTCATCATGAATCATCGCAAAGTGGTAAGTAAATTTTCTAAAGCAATTCATACAAGAACAGCAACATCCAAatcttaa
- the LOC135153833 gene encoding uncharacterized protein LOC135153833, whose product MHDNLSAVLAHNATHSKIKRLEIKYIDLSQRLSASRDLAQFICKMPHLRELCLGDEYRPSLHEELYSTLSSLASSTKIECIEIKYIDLSQRPSASRDLAQFICKMPNIRELHLGNKLGFTSPSLHEEFYSTLSSLASCAKIERLNINRVDLNQRLSASRDLAQFICKMPNLRELHLGDKLGLASPSLHEEFFSTLSSLASSAKIETLHHSENLSACPSASRDLAQFICKMNYLKNLTLDGQYHDDFYSTSSSMASTAKNMRKMNLSIMPS is encoded by the exons ATGCATGATAATTTATCCGCGGTGCTTGCTCATAACGCCACTCATTCGAAA ATTAAGCGTCTTGAGATAAAGTACATTGATCTCAGTCAACGTCTGTCTGCATCACGTGATCTCGCTCAGTTTATTTGTAAGATGCCTCATCTCAGGGAACTTTGTCTCGGTGATGAATATCGACCTTCACTTCATGAAGAGTTATATTCAACGTTATCATCCTTAGCATCTTCCACGAAG ATAGAGTGTATTGAGATCAAGTACATTGATCTCAGTCAACGTCCGTCTGCATCACGTGATCTCGCTCAGTTCATTTGTAAGATGCCTAATATCAGGGAACTTCATCTCGGTAATAAATTAGGATTCACCAGTCCCTCACTTCATGAAGAGTTCTATTCAACGTTATCATCCTTAGCATCATGCGCAAAA ATTGAGCGTCTTAATATCAACCGTGTTGATCTCAATCAACGTCTGTCTGCATCACGTGATCTCGCTCAGTTCATTTGTAAGATGCCTAATCTCAGGGAACTTCATCTCGGTGATAAATTAGGACTCGCCAGTCCCTCACTTCATGAAGAGTTCTTTTCAACGTTATCATCCTTAGCATCATCCGCAAAG ATTGAGACTCTTCATCACAGTGAGAATCTCAGTGCCTGTCCGTCTGCATCACGTGATCTCGCTCAGTTCATCTGTAAGATGAACTATCTGAAGAACCTCACACTCGACGGGCAGTATCATGATGACTTCTACTCAACATCATCATCGATGGCATCAACTGCAAAG aatatgcgAAAAATGAATTTATCAATAATGCCCTCATGA